The following are from one region of the Cryptococcus deuterogattii R265 chromosome 8, complete sequence genome:
- a CDS encoding peptidase — MVNTHILTVLSILPLSLAAVLDADSHNGVSLEPAHHAPTRQIVDMPIGSVKRDSDRYGTQPIRKAGARKRSSAESTPFVGVGGVELELVKIESSSMVKRSANGTLLPLGTSQNTFVVPVSIGSPPTTYPLQLDLASSDILLASTLCGSHCPTSLGTTSNPYYDVSKTSAGFESINSNRTGWNTSYADGTVASGFLAREIVTLGDSVVRGQVFGMINATNLTLSSQKSSGILGLGFPRLSTLTHALFEAHSKANMNPPTSSVTTGTQSGSETSTASASTASTTGPAYFPTLLENLVRTPHLPYPVFALALSAPVNSSSTSTSSSAAASASSRYKPSIGSLTLGGVSSYYIDDTQGSGRTVQDIEWHDVVPFGQPVSRNDTASEGQAVTTNSAADTLSASSTSENNEAASASASASASSAARKRSDASQLDAFPSTISELSQEEYLYWTLDLRNVTVNGTNVGINSSYASIGLGSVALLDAGFNGIAGPQQDVVKLFRMITDAREVSEGQWAVPCNTRMTLGFSFGGRYIQLQPSDWIFAGIAQSTMCLAWPIAQPATGDGIDWQLGTPFLKNVYTIFSYGINGKQAPLVGFLPLESKTAVNSTGSSTLTSIADPNSPTPTSIAALSLATTLRTALPNAVLPDPTYPTPSYVYSATPALLETGVPQYLGLANNSAYEVMDVPVISVDKSAVSSIAVGNNGGSNMSDGASSAAPRRMSTELVVGMGVIVIGMMMGAVMV, encoded by the exons ATGGTCAACACCCATATCCTCACCGtcctctccattctcccGCTTTCTCTCGCTGCCGTCCTCGATGCAGATTCCCACAATGGCGTCTCGCTCGAACCAGCCCATCATGCCCCTACCCGCCAAATAGTAGACATGCCTATAGGCTCAGTAAAGCGGGATAGTGATCGTTATGGTACGCAACCGATACGGAAAGCCGGTGCGCGCAAGAGGTCGTCCGCGGAGAGTACACCGTTTGTGGGCGTAGGCGGTGTTGAACTCGAGTTGGTGAAAATAGAGAGCTCGAGTATGGTCAAGAGGTCAGCCAATGGTACTTTGCTACCTTTAGGGACAAGCCAAAA TACATTTGTTGTGCCCGTGTCAATAGGTTCACCTCCTACCACCTACCCTCTCCAGCTAGATCTCGCCTCATCTGATATCCTCCTTGCTTCTACATTGTGCGGCTCCCATTGTCCGACATCACTTGGAACCACGTCCAACCCATATTATGACGTCTCCAAAACGTCTGCCGGTTTTGAATCAATCAACTCGAATCGGACAGGGTGGAATACGAGTTATGCGGACGGGACAGTCGCATCTGGGTTCTTGGCCAGAGAGATTGTCACGCTAGGTGACAGTGTGGTGCGAGGCCAAGTGTTTGGGATGATCAACGCGACGAATCTAACGTTGAGCAGTCAAAAGAGTTCTGGGATTCTCGGATTGGGTTTCCCGAGATTATCTACTTTGACCCATGCGCTTTTCGAAGCACATTCAAAGGCGAATATGAATCCTCCTACAAGTAGCGTGACGACTGGAACGCAATCCGGCAGTGAGACAAGCACAGCGAGCGCTTCTACAGCCAGCACAACCGGCCCGGCTTATTTTCCTACTCTTCTCGAAAACCTCGTACGAACACCGCACCTCCCTTACCCTGTATTTGCACTCGCTTTATCTGCCCCTGTCAATTCCTCGTCAACgtctacttcttcttcggccgCCGCTTCTGCATCGTCACGCTACAAACCATCGATCGGTTCACTCACGTTGGGTGGAGTGTCGAGTTACTATATTGATGATACCCAGGGGTCAGGAAGGACGGTGCAGGACATTGAGTGGCATGATGTGGTGCCTTTTGGGCAACCTGTGTCCAGAAATGATACGGCTTCTGAGGGGCAGGCTGTCACGACGAACAGCGCTGCCGACACTTTATCTGCTTCGTCGACGAGCGAGAACAATGAAGCGGCATCAGCATCGGCGTCAGCATCTGCTTCCAGCGCAGCTCGTAAACGAAGTGATGCATCTCAACTCGACGCGTTCCCCTCTACCATTTCTGAACTATCTCAAGAAGAGTACCTCTACTGGACACTGGACCTTCGAAACGTCACTGTGAACGGTACAAACGTCGGTATCAACTCGTCTTACGCCTCGATCGGTCTCGGGTCCGTGGCTTTGCTTGATGCGGGCTTTAATGGTATCGCGGGGCCTCAGCAGGATGTGGTCAAGCTGTTCCGTATGATCACTGATGCGCGGGAAGTATCAGAGGGCCAGTGGGCTGTGCCATGTAACACTCGAATGACTTTGGGATTCTCTTTCGG TGGAAGATACATCCAGCTCCAGCCGTCCGACTGGATTTTCGCCGGTATCGCACAGTCAACCATGTGCCTCGCTTGGCCAATCGCTCAACCCGCAACAGGCGACGGGATTGATTGGCAACTGGGTACTCCATTTTTAAAGAATGTGTATACTATCTTTAG CTATGGAATCAATGGGAAACAAGCGCCGCTAGTCGGTTTCCTCCCGCTTGAATCTAAAACCGCCGTCAACTCTACGGGTAGCAGCACCCTTACCTCTATCGCCGACCCCAACTCTCCTACACCCACCTCCATTGCTGCTCTATCGCTTGCTACCACACTTCGAACCGCCTTGCCCAACGCCGTCCTCCCAGACCCGACATACCCAACTCCCTCATACGTATACTCTGCCACTCCAGCGCTCCTTGAGACAGGTGTGCCGCAGTATCTAGGTCTGGCGAATAACAGTGCGTACGAGGTGATGGATGTCCCTGTGATAAGTGTGGATAAGAGCGCGGTCAGTAGTATCGCAGTAGGGAATAATGGAGGGAGTAACATGAGTGATGGGGCGAGTAGTGCCGCACCCAGGAGAATGAGTACAGAGTTAGTAGTTGGGATGGGTGTAATAGTGAttgggatgatgatgggtgCAGTCATGGTTTAA
- a CDS encoding transcription initiation factor TFIIH subunit 2, whose protein sequence is MPLDLNYAPGSEDEEEDNIDDEDFPGPSSRRHGREAAGKRKGKNKDAGRQAWEGEYQKSWDIVQEDESGSLESAVETLLARGRRKRALMSDTPVRRSIIRHLFIIIDLSESMLDKDYRPTRFEVILGYLRTYVVEWFDQNPLGQIGVIVMRDRLSEVVIPMGGSPEEIVRALSDKRKLEPSGEPSLQNGLVMAKGGMAHLPSTSSLETLVIFSAISTADPDGPITIHNVLDTLVTGHIRTSILSLSGEIKICKQIAEKTGGKFGVALDQDHLKDLLWETIPPPATTITPVTANVRSALAAGGRGPNQTGGRAPAGDLMVMGFPIRLPLGGETMCACHGLLRKGGYLCPRCGSKLCDVPTDCEVCGLMVVSSPHLARSFWFLFPVANYGPLAIEDVVGSSETCFGCDSEFSDTSAISAGVAQVEDGVSPTGRYRCAKCKHDFCADCDLYIHDTLHTCPGCSQ, encoded by the exons ATGCCTCTCGATCTCAACTATGCACCGGgatcagaagatgaggaggaagacaacattgatgacgaagacTTTCCAGGTCCATCTTCACGGAGACATGGTAGGGAAGCTGCTGGAAAGCGAAAAGGCAAGAACAAGGAC GCCGGAAGGCAGGCTTGGGAAGGGGAGTACCAGAAATCATGGGATATCGTtcaagaggatgagagtgGCTCTCTAGAGTCTGCTGTAGAGACTCTTCTCGCACGGGGCAGACGGAAAAG AGCGTTAATGTCAGATACCCCAGTGAGACGGTCTATTATCCGGCACTTGTTCATTATCATCGACTTGTCAGAATCCATGTTAGATAAGGATTACCGGCCGACAAG ATTCGAGGTCATCCTAGGATACCTTCGAACATATGTTGTCGAATGGTTCGATCAGAACCCTCTAGGCCAGATCGGTGTCATTGTTATGCGTGATCGATTATCAGAGGTCGTCATACCCATGGGAG GAAGTCCAGAGGAGATTGTCCGTGCCCTTTCGGACAAGCGTAAACTTGAACCCTCAGGTGAACCGTCACTCCAAAATGGTCTTGTCATGGCCAAGGGTGGTATGGCCCATTTaccctccacctcttcccttgaaaccctcgtcatcttctccgccATATCCACCGCCGACCCCGACGGACCGATCACTATCCACAATGTGCTCGATACTCTGGTAACAGGACATATACGCACATCgatcctctctctttcggGGGAAATCAAGATTTGTAAACAAATCGCAGAAAAGACGGGAGGTAAATTTGGTGTAGCTCTAGATCAAGACCATTTAAAAGATTTATTATGGGAAACGATCCCTCCGCCCGCAACGACCATCACCCCGGTCACAGCCAATGTCCGCTCAGCGCTCGCCGCTGGTGGTCGTGGTCCGAACCAAACAGGTGGGCGAGCGCCTGCAGGCGATCTCATGGTCATGGGGTTCCCCATTCGGTTACCACTCGGTGGAGAAACCATGTGCGCCTGTCATGGGTTGctgagaaaaggaggatatCTCTGTCCTAGATGCGGGAGTAAGCTGTGTGATGTGCCGACGGATTGTGAGGTATGTGGTCTGATGGTGGTCAGCAGTCCCCACCTCGCCCGAAG ctTTTGGTTCTTGTTCCCTGTGGCCAACTATGGTCCATTGGCCATCGAGGATGTGGTGGGATCCAGTGAGACATGCTTTGGCTGTGATAGCGAGTTTTCCGAT ACTTCCGCGATCAGTGCTGGCGTAGCCCaagttgaagatggtgtGAGCCCCACAGGACGGTATAGGTGCGCCAAGTGCAAGCATGATTTCTGTGCCGACTGTGATCTTTACATCCACGATACGCTACATACCTGCCCAGGGTGTTCGCAGTAG
- a CDS encoding acetyltransferase: MTTIYSTTGTVSNPLDLSQIQGEHTSVDLSSSNKKNVKPNVKVTLTSLTPNNSGTLRKINSVVIPIAYSEKFYKDVLDPLLDDVNKLIYYADIPVGAICCKYENLSKGSREAPTLAILTLAILAPYRSLSLGTSLLRSAMHAAIHPTTPPPPIPSDKQTNTRAQLTVAAPRVRVNRALAHVQVGNDEAKRFYERLGFKEAGIEENYYSKMEPRGAILMVCDDLAAALGEKTEANGSA, translated from the exons ATGACTACCATATACAGCACCACTGGGACAGTATCAAATCCTCTGGATCTCTCCCAAATTCAGGGGGAACATACCTCTGTCGACCTCTCGTCATCAAACAAGAAAAACGTCAAGCCTAATGTCAAGGTCACGCTCACCAGTTTGACCCCCAATAAC TCTGGAACATTACGGAAAATCAACTCTGTCGTGATACCCATCGCTTACTCGGAAAAGTTCTACAAGGATGTACTGGATCCTCTGCTTGATGATGTAAACAAGCTCA TTTACTACGCGGATATCCCTGTCGGTGCCATTTGCTGTAAATATGAAAACCTTTCAAAGGGCTCCAGAGAGGCCCCTACCCTCGCCATCTTGACCCTCGC CATCCTCGCCCCTTACCgctccctttccctcggCACCTCTCTCCTCCGCTCAGCAATGCACGCTGCTATCCACCCCACTACCCCTCCGCCACCCATCCCTTCCGATAAACAGACCAATACCCGTGCTCAGCTTACCGTTGCCGCCCCGAGGGTCAGGGTAAACAGGGCGTTGGCTCATGTACAGGTTGGGAATGATGAGGCCAAGAGGTTTTACGAGAGGTTGGGTTTCAAGGAGGCCGGAAT TGAGGAGAACTATTACTCCAAGATGGAGCCTCGAGGAGCGATCTTGATGGTTTGCGACgatcttgctgctgctcttggTGAAAAGACCGAAGCCAACGGCTCTGCTTAG
- a CDS encoding peptidyl-tRNA hydrolase produces MNTVRMEGIFPSIIFSILAFTLGYQAHSLLSRSTPAIAAPKSPKGIRSPRKFQQQDDYESASDTESDASDNAAALATDLSDIKYSSFEEMKLVLVVNDELKMTKGKIAAQAGHATLACAMTLKEANPKLFKAWQMQGQPKIALRGANTEEIETLAAQARSVNLCARTIRDAGRTQVAPGSKTIVGIGPGPAKLINTITGKLKLL; encoded by the exons ATGAACACCGTTAGAATGGAAG GGATCTTCCCATCCATtatcttttccatccttgcttTTACTTTGGGCTACCAAGctcattctctcctctctcgctCAACTCCAGCCATCGCTGCCCCCAAATCTCCCAAGGGCATTCGATCACCCAGAAAATTTCAACAGCAAGATGACTATGAGTCAGCGTCTGACACCGAGTCTGATGCTTCCGATAATGCCGCTGCTCTCGCAACCGACCTTTCCGACATCAAGTATAGCagctttgaagagatgaagttggTGTTGGTCGTGAATGATGAGTTGAAGATGACTAAGGGGAAGATTGCGGCGCAGGCTGGCCATGCTACTTTGGCTTGTGCGATGACCCTCAAGGAAGCCAATCCCAAG CTCTTCAAGGCTTGGCAAATGCAAGG ACAACCAAAGATCGCTCTTCGTGGTGCCAACactgaagagattgagacGCTCGCCGCCCAGGCTCGAAGCGTCAACCTCTGTGCTAGGACTATTAGGGATGC TGGACGGACACAAGTTGCTCCCGGATCAAAAACCATTGTCGGTATCGGACC CGGTCCGGCCAAGCTTATCAACACCATTACGGGCAAGCTTAAGCTTCTTTGA